The following coding sequences lie in one Calothrix sp. NIES-2098 genomic window:
- a CDS encoding XisH protein, with amino-acid sequence MEVLFEKIENMPARDVFHDAVKRGLITDGWEITHDPLPVSFELGDMYIDLGAEKLLAAQRGEVKIAVEIKSFVRTSAISEFHTALGQFINYRLALSEIEPERILYLAIPIDAYSSFFTIRLVQNVIRIHQLKLIVYNPETEEIVEWIE; translated from the coding sequence ATGGAGGTTCTATTTGAGAAGATTGAAAATATGCCAGCAAGAGATGTTTTTCACGATGCAGTTAAGCGTGGACTGATTACCGATGGATGGGAAATTACCCACGATCCATTACCAGTCAGTTTTGAATTAGGGGATATGTATATTGATTTGGGTGCCGAAAAGCTTCTGGCTGCTCAAAGGGGTGAGGTAAAAATTGCAGTAGAGATCAAAAGTTTTGTACGAACATCAGCAATTTCTGAATTTCACACAGCACTGGGACAATTTATTAACTACCGACTAGCACTATCTGAAATTGAACCGGAGCGCATACTGTATTTAGCCATACCAATTGATGCTTACAGTTCATTTTTTACCATCCGGCTTGTACAAAATGTTATCCGGATTCATCAACTAAAATTAATAGTTTATAACCCAGAAACAGAGGAAATTGTGGAATGGATAGAATAA
- a CDS encoding integrase catalytic subunit, translated as MARTYDLIIAQKASASIASGQRIDVTVGSTLVWDGKSWCVIQIGDTKIALQSENELIGLTHANFDALIAQKEIIHIQPLSAKTTEIWEHIKCASSEDLAVANYRYKVIEPYLHGSPSINSSVPERTIRSWKSKYHQALNNYGWGYIGLLPNRGKKGNRVDRFSPDTWEFIDQIIEQHYENFKQRGKLATYGILIREWEKAGKTDPCPSRITFCKRINQREKVGQTRHRQGSRAAYQKSPFYHELTLSTPSHGSRPFEICHIDHTELDIELVCSRTGRPLGRPWATILIDAFSRRIFAIYLTFDPPSYRSCMMVLRICVQRFGRFPETLVMDNGVEFGSIYFETLLAAFSCTKKQRPSASPRFGSVIERFFGTTNTEFFYNLKGNTQITKQVRLVNKTNNPKVQAVWTLPELYEYFCEYAYVIYDSREHPALGMSPLAAFARGVNQSGMRYGQKILDDENFKIFTLPSTAKGSAKVIPRLGIKINYIYYWSIDDSFLNPEVEGTQVPVRYDPFDVGTAYAYVKGNWVRCISEYYSSLQGHSEKEIRLISIELRQQKNQYNQKIAIRAKELAQYLESAEAQEVLQTQRLHDLAATDLRHLIYKNGKKQTSSILTQRPVDSNEIISTEEVSQTHQLNTSAIDLGKIQPYSQEELWQ; from the coding sequence ATGGCTAGGACTTATGATCTCATCATTGCTCAAAAGGCTTCTGCTAGTATCGCCAGTGGGCAACGAATTGATGTGACAGTTGGTTCAACGCTGGTTTGGGATGGTAAAAGTTGGTGTGTAATTCAAATCGGAGACACAAAGATTGCGCTTCAAAGCGAAAATGAACTGATTGGGTTAACTCATGCAAACTTTGATGCACTGATTGCACAAAAAGAAATCATTCATATTCAACCATTATCTGCAAAAACAACAGAAATTTGGGAACACATCAAATGCGCCAGTTCTGAGGATTTAGCAGTAGCTAATTACCGCTATAAAGTTATTGAACCATATTTGCATGGCAGCCCGTCAATTAATAGTTCTGTACCTGAGCGGACAATTCGTAGTTGGAAATCAAAATATCATCAGGCTCTGAATAACTATGGCTGGGGCTATATTGGGTTACTACCCAATCGTGGCAAGAAAGGGAACAGGGTAGATCGCTTTTCACCCGATACTTGGGAGTTTATTGACCAAATTATTGAACAGCACTATGAGAACTTCAAACAGCGAGGAAAACTAGCAACTTACGGTATTCTCATTAGAGAATGGGAAAAAGCTGGGAAAACAGACCCTTGCCCCAGCCGGATCACTTTCTGTAAACGCATTAATCAACGAGAAAAAGTAGGACAAACTCGCCATAGGCAAGGGTCAAGAGCCGCTTACCAAAAGAGTCCTTTTTATCACGAATTAACGCTCTCCACCCCTAGTCACGGGAGTCGGCCATTTGAAATCTGCCACATTGATCATACAGAATTAGATATCGAGTTAGTTTGTTCGCGCACTGGGCGCCCTTTAGGCAGACCTTGGGCAACTATTCTCATTGATGCTTTCTCGCGTCGTATTTTCGCAATCTATTTAACGTTTGACCCGCCATCCTATCGTTCCTGCATGATGGTATTGCGAATTTGTGTGCAGAGATTTGGACGCTTTCCAGAAACATTAGTAATGGATAATGGTGTAGAGTTTGGCAGTATTTACTTTGAAACTCTTCTAGCTGCCTTTAGTTGCACAAAAAAGCAAAGACCATCTGCTAGTCCTAGATTTGGTTCAGTCATTGAAAGATTTTTCGGCACAACTAATACAGAATTTTTTTACAACCTTAAAGGCAATACTCAAATTACTAAACAGGTACGCTTGGTAAATAAAACAAATAACCCAAAAGTACAAGCTGTCTGGACATTGCCAGAATTATATGAATATTTTTGTGAATATGCTTATGTAATTTATGACAGTAGAGAGCATCCAGCACTGGGAATGTCTCCTCTTGCTGCATTTGCAAGAGGTGTGAATCAGAGTGGGATGCGCTATGGACAAAAAATTTTAGATGATGAAAACTTTAAAATTTTTACTTTGCCCTCAACTGCAAAGGGAAGTGCAAAAGTCATACCAAGACTCGGGATAAAAATTAATTATATCTACTATTGGTCAATTGATGATTCATTTCTTAATCCTGAAGTTGAAGGCACTCAAGTACCAGTTAGATATGATCCATTTGATGTAGGAACTGCTTATGCTTATGTTAAAGGTAATTGGGTACGCTGTATATCTGAATATTATTCATCCTTACAAGGTCATTCCGAAAAAGAAATTCGACTGATAAGTATTGAATTACGACAGCAAAAAAATCAGTATAATCAAAAAATAGCAATTAGAGCTAAAGAACTTGCACAGTATTTAGAATCAGCAGAAGCTCAAGAAGTTTTACAGACACAAAGACTTCATGATTTAGCTGCAACTGATTTGCGACACTTAATATATAAAAATGGTAAGAAACAAACATCCTCTATTCTTACTCAGCGTCCAGTTGATAGCAATGAAATTATTAGTACAGAAGAAGTATCACAAACACATCAATTAAATACTTCAGCAATAGATTTGGGAAAAATCCAACCTTACTCTCAAGAGGAGTTATGGCAGTAA
- a CDS encoding putative transposase, with protein sequence MDERDNYGYGYSPVGERFYDFKSGRRQGRINMIAGYRDSQLIAPFTVEGACNRTVFETWLETCLIPMLRPGEWVILDNATFHHGGRIAQLIEAVGCQLIYLPPYSPDLNRIEKCWAWLKSRIRKLLPNSDNLRHAIEAVLKQAAS encoded by the coding sequence ATGGATGAACGAGATAATTATGGCTATGGTTACTCACCTGTGGGGGAACGGTTTTACGACTTCAAATCAGGTCGGCGGCAGGGACGCATTAATATGATTGCTGGATACCGAGATAGCCAATTGATTGCGCCATTTACTGTCGAGGGTGCGTGCAACCGCACTGTCTTTGAAACCTGGCTAGAAACCTGCTTGATTCCAATGTTACGTCCAGGTGAGTGGGTGATTTTGGATAATGCGACGTTTCATCATGGTGGTCGGATTGCACAATTAATCGAAGCTGTGGGCTGTCAACTGATATATCTGCCACCCTATTCCCCCGATCTAAATCGAATTGAAAAATGTTGGGCATGGTTGAAAAGTCGGATTCGCAAACTGTTACCCAACTCAGATAATTTACGCCATGCAATCGAAGCCGTTCTCAAGCAGGCAGCGTCCTAA
- a CDS encoding RNA-directed DNA polymerase gives MVTEFSIVVVGVTPHQGKRENRLQGEVEQVIGCNRNREVREMRTAETILNIIRERGQRGLPVENVYRLLYNPNLYLRAYAKLNSNAGAMTPGATSQTVDGMSLEKINAIIEALRYERYRWTPVRRTYIPKKNGKLRPLGMPSWSDKLLQEVIRSILEAYYEPQFSEHSHGFRPQRGCHTALKEITQKGRATKWFVEGDICACFDRINHTILLKILQDKIHDNRFIRLIKGLLDAGYLENWKYNATYSGVPQGAVVSPILSNLVLDKLDKYVEHELIPAYTRGQRRSVYPPYRDLTKAASKARKAGELSQARKLNQQAQSIPSRDPNDPNFRRLWYTRYADDFLLGVVGSKSEAVEIKQKIATFLRENLKLELSEQKTLVTHARDEAAKFLGYEIHILHADDKHDHRGQRCINGSVGLLVPKSVIKDHCVKYMRSGKPIHLTQRVNDNAYSIVSQYQAEYRGLVQYYRMAYNLHTLSLLKRVMELSLVKTLAKKFKTTCQKIYKRYRTTIDTKDGTYKVLQITMERDDNKPLITHFGGVCLRWNKWVNIDDNLANHIWNGRSEVVQRLLAQKCEICGATDNIEVHHVRKLADIQQKGCKERPEWMLKMSARKRKTLVVCRQCHEKIQYGRYDGDALKRKNY, from the coding sequence ATGGTAACGGAGTTTTCAATAGTAGTCGTGGGAGTAACGCCCCACCAGGGAAAACGGGAGAACCGTTTACAGGGCGAAGTGGAACAGGTAATTGGATGTAACAGAAATCGAGAGGTACGCGAGATGCGAACAGCCGAAACGATACTGAACATCATACGTGAGCGAGGACAACGTGGGTTGCCAGTAGAAAACGTGTATCGATTGCTATATAACCCAAACTTGTACCTACGCGCCTACGCCAAGCTAAACAGCAACGCAGGTGCTATGACACCAGGCGCTACGTCGCAAACAGTGGATGGAATGTCCCTGGAGAAAATCAATGCCATCATCGAGGCTCTGAGATATGAGCGATATAGATGGACACCAGTGCGACGTACTTATATCCCTAAGAAGAACGGTAAATTAAGACCTCTCGGTATGCCTTCTTGGTCAGATAAATTACTTCAAGAAGTAATTCGTTCCATACTAGAAGCCTACTATGAGCCTCAGTTTAGCGAACATTCTCACGGTTTTCGACCTCAACGCGGATGTCATACAGCACTCAAAGAAATTACCCAAAAAGGTCGAGCTACTAAGTGGTTTGTCGAAGGAGATATCTGTGCGTGTTTTGACAGAATAAACCATACTATCCTGTTAAAAATACTACAAGATAAAATCCACGACAATCGCTTTATTCGACTAATCAAGGGGTTGCTGGATGCAGGGTATTTGGAAAACTGGAAATATAATGCCACCTATAGCGGGGTTCCGCAGGGTGCAGTTGTAAGCCCAATACTTTCCAATCTGGTGTTAGACAAGCTGGATAAATACGTTGAACACGAACTAATACCAGCATACACACGAGGTCAACGAAGGAGTGTCTATCCACCGTACAGAGATTTAACTAAGGCTGCGTCAAAAGCACGAAAAGCGGGAGAATTATCACAAGCACGGAAACTGAACCAACAGGCACAGTCTATTCCATCTCGTGACCCTAATGACCCAAACTTTCGTCGCCTTTGGTATACAAGGTATGCCGATGATTTTCTGTTGGGAGTTGTAGGCTCAAAATCTGAAGCTGTGGAAATCAAACAGAAAATTGCCACATTTCTACGTGAAAATTTAAAACTGGAACTCAGTGAACAAAAGACGCTCGTTACCCATGCAAGGGACGAAGCTGCTAAATTCCTGGGTTATGAAATCCACATACTACACGCCGATGATAAGCATGACCATCGTGGTCAAAGATGTATCAACGGTAGTGTGGGTCTTTTGGTTCCAAAAAGCGTAATTAAAGACCATTGTGTTAAATATATGCGCTCTGGGAAGCCGATACACCTGACGCAAAGAGTCAACGACAATGCCTACAGCATAGTTAGCCAGTATCAAGCGGAATATCGAGGATTAGTCCAGTATTACCGCATGGCTTACAACCTTCACACTCTCTCCTTACTTAAACGAGTCATGGAGCTTTCCTTAGTAAAGACTCTGGCAAAGAAGTTCAAAACTACATGCCAGAAAATTTACAAACGGTATCGCACAACCATTGATACCAAAGACGGTACTTACAAAGTATTACAAATTACAATGGAGCGCGATGACAATAAGCCTTTGATAACTCATTTTGGTGGTGTCTGTTTGCGATGGAATAAGTGGGTCAACATAGACGATAACCTGGCTAATCATATCTGGAACGGGCGTAGTGAAGTCGTTCAACGTCTTTTAGCCCAAAAATGTGAAATTTGTGGAGCAACGGATAATATTGAAGTCCACCATGTCCGCAAATTAGCAGATATTCAGCAAAAAGGTTGTAAGGAACGCCCTGAATGGATGCTTAAAATGTCAGCACGTAAACGTAAAACCCTGGTGGTTTGCCGTCAGTGCCATGAGAAAATCCAATACGGACGCTACGACGGTGACGCTCTCAAACGTAAAAATTACTAG
- a CDS encoding XisH protein, with the protein MAAKDVFHEIVKTALQKDGWTITDDPLSLQLEDDQVFIDLGAERLIAAQRDREQIAVEIKSFLAPSTLSEFHTALGQFLNYRIVLREKQPERVLYLAVNLEIYNDFFNRRLPKLSIQEYQLKLLIFDPVQEEIVTWIK; encoded by the coding sequence ATGGCAGCAAAAGATGTATTTCATGAAATTGTCAAAACAGCTTTACAAAAAGATGGGTGGACGATTACTGACGATCCATTATCATTACAGCTAGAAGATGACCAAGTATTTATAGATTTGGGTGCTGAACGTTTAATTGCTGCACAACGAGATCGGGAACAGATTGCTGTCGAAATTAAGAGTTTTCTAGCTCCCTCAACTTTATCAGAGTTTCATACAGCGCTTGGTCAGTTTCTTAATTATCGTATTGTTCTGCGTGAGAAACAACCAGAGCGTGTACTCTATCTAGCAGTCAACTTAGAAATATATAATGATTTTTTTAATCGCCGTCTCCCTAAATTAAGTATTCAAGAATATCAATTAAAACTGTTAATTTTTGACCCAGTTCAAGAGGAAATAGTAACATGGATAAAGTAG
- a CDS encoding integrase catalytic subunit produces the protein MLSDREFEDWCRRLCLPETTKELVQKIRNSEPVRKVGGGAKNVCGSYPSRKMGKTIQFESHKVELPALVEYENDEDVLEYYDQPIRLSLSFHSLSGRCVVTSHTPDFWVMRRNSAGFEEWKASERLKTLAQKQPTRYQQSEEGRWHAPPAETKVQAMGLYYYL, from the coding sequence ATGCTCAGCGACCGAGAGTTTGAAGACTGGTGTCGCCGCCTTTGTTTACCAGAGACGACAAAAGAGCTAGTGCAAAAAATCCGGAATTCAGAACCTGTGAGGAAGGTAGGTGGCGGAGCGAAAAATGTTTGCGGCAGTTATCCAAGTCGCAAAATGGGGAAAACGATTCAGTTTGAATCTCATAAAGTAGAACTGCCGGCGCTCGTAGAGTACGAAAATGATGAAGATGTATTAGAGTACTATGACCAGCCAATTCGTCTAAGTTTATCATTTCATTCCCTGAGCGGACGTTGTGTGGTGACATCTCATACTCCAGATTTTTGGGTAATGAGGCGTAATAGTGCGGGATTTGAAGAATGGAAAGCTAGTGAGCGGCTCAAAACACTAGCTCAGAAACAACCTACACGCTATCAGCAAAGCGAAGAAGGTCGTTGGCACGCGCCACCAGCAGAAACGAAAGTTCAAGCAATGGGACTGTACTATTATTTATAG
- a CDS encoding fdxN element excision controlling factor protein → MDKVDKYRQIIKEVLTEYSQIKPANGEIEVIPIFNNESDKYQVLHMGWENRHRIYGCTVHIDIQDEKVWIQNDNTEVGIANELVDRGIPKADIVLGYQAPYLRHLTDFAVS, encoded by the coding sequence ATGGATAAAGTAGATAAATATCGACAAATTATCAAAGAAGTGCTCACAGAGTATAGCCAGATTAAACCAGCCAATGGAGAAATTGAAGTTATTCCTATTTTTAATAATGAATCTGATAAATATCAAGTTCTTCATATGGGATGGGAGAATCGTCACCGGATTTATGGATGTACAGTACACATTGATATTCAAGATGAAAAAGTTTGGATTCAAAATGATAATACGGAAGTGGGTATTGCCAATGAATTAGTAGATAGAGGAATACCAAAAGCAGATATTGTTCTAGGATACCAAGCTCCTTATTTAAGGCATTTGACAGATTTTGCTGTTAGCTAA
- a CDS encoding ATP-binding protein: MDYSLGCIGILKTWLTKALRAALADNALTLSWKYIQLNEYSKARREQIQLEAKAGEQRWRNEVGTQIETLAAEERSQSPLKKGRVGKRQAKRDPVGINLDVS, encoded by the coding sequence TTGGATTACTCGTTAGGTTGCATTGGTATCCTCAAAACCTGGTTAACAAAAGCTTTAAGAGCTGCGTTAGCAGACAATGCCCTGACCTTGAGTTGGAAGTATATTCAACTTAACGAGTACTCAAAAGCACGACGTGAGCAAATTCAACTTGAAGCCAAGGCCGGAGAGCAACGATGGCGCAACGAAGTAGGAACTCAGATAGAAACTTTAGCAGCTGAAGAAAGAAGCCAATCACCTTTAAAAAAGGGTCGTGTCGGAAAGCGGCAAGCTAAAAGAGATCCAGTGGGGATTAATCTAGATGTTAGTTGA
- a CDS encoding putative transposase has protein sequence MAKPYSNDFRQKVMQAIELDGLKKSEASQLFNISRNTINLWFQRKAETGDIKPKSRQASQQNSKISDWEKFRVFVKAHGDKTQAEMAHLWEVPISQRTISRALQKIRNSRKKKHTDIANALKPNEQLS, from the coding sequence ATGGCTAAACCTTACAGTAATGACTTCCGGCAAAAAGTAATGCAAGCGATTGAGTTGGATGGTCTCAAGAAAAGTGAGGCGAGCCAACTGTTTAATATCAGCCGCAATACAATTAACTTGTGGTTCCAGCGCAAAGCCGAAACAGGCGACATTAAGCCAAAGTCGAGGCAAGCATCCCAACAGAACAGCAAAATCAGCGATTGGGAGAAGTTTCGGGTATTTGTCAAAGCACATGGAGATAAAACTCAAGCAGAGATGGCACATTTATGGGAAGTTCCGATTAGTCAGCGAACGATTTCCCGGGCATTACAGAAGATTCGTAATAGTCGTAAAAAAAAACATACGGATATTGCCAACGCTCTGAAGCCAAACGAGCAGCTTTCTTAG
- a CDS encoding RNA-directed DNA polymerase, translating to MRRLIKAWLKSGVMDDGQFFKTNSGTPQGGVISPLLANIALHGMEQLVIDYARSLKGEKKANQQSISLIRYADDFVILAPKASQISEMQKLAKTWLAGMGLELSPSKTSISHTLLNPRKKNFSEKMLLPIKDNTFDKWQRNYKQPEEKFSDNAGFDFLGFNVRQYEVGSNSSSSSSNGTKLGFKTLIKPSKKAIKKHYDAIVEIIDAHKSAPQAALIAKLNPVIRGWVNYYSTVVSKETFSTLDHLVYQKLSRWAQRRHPNKSAAWVTRKYWHTVGGDNWVFAVTKDGKVAETLIRYSSKPIVRYIKVKGNASPFDGNLKYWSSRRGEHPLVPTRVAKLLKEQKGKCAHCGLYFREDDLIEVDHIIPKSLGGLDRYSNLQALHRHCHDRKTANDGSRGTHNLSQIVEEPCEVKVCAVVRTD from the coding sequence ATGCGGAGACTTATCAAAGCATGGTTGAAATCGGGTGTAATGGATGATGGACAGTTCTTTAAAACTAACTCAGGCACACCTCAAGGCGGCGTTATTTCTCCCCTATTAGCTAACATCGCCCTTCATGGGATGGAACAATTAGTAATAGATTATGCACGCAGCCTCAAAGGAGAAAAGAAAGCAAATCAACAATCCATATCCTTAATAAGATATGCAGATGATTTTGTTATCTTAGCCCCAAAAGCATCTCAGATATCTGAGATGCAAAAGTTAGCTAAAACGTGGTTAGCAGGAATGGGATTGGAATTAAGTCCTAGCAAAACGAGCATTAGTCACACTCTCTTAAATCCTCGAAAGAAGAACTTCTCGGAGAAGATGTTGCTCCCTATCAAGGATAATACCTTTGATAAATGGCAAAGAAACTACAAACAACCAGAAGAAAAATTCTCAGATAATGCTGGGTTTGACTTCCTGGGGTTCAATGTCAGGCAATACGAAGTTGGCTCGAATAGCTCCAGTAGTTCATCCAATGGAACAAAGCTAGGATTTAAAACACTCATCAAACCCAGTAAGAAAGCGATTAAGAAACACTACGACGCAATCGTAGAAATTATCGATGCTCACAAATCAGCCCCACAAGCTGCACTAATAGCAAAACTTAACCCCGTCATTAGGGGATGGGTAAATTACTATTCGACAGTTGTAAGCAAAGAAACATTCTCTACGCTTGACCACTTGGTATATCAAAAGCTTTCTAGATGGGCGCAACGCCGCCACCCCAATAAATCAGCGGCATGGGTAACTAGAAAGTACTGGCATACAGTAGGTGGCGACAATTGGGTATTCGCAGTAACCAAAGATGGCAAAGTTGCAGAAACCTTAATCAGGTATTCCAGCAAACCGATTGTTAGATATATCAAAGTTAAGGGCAATGCATCCCCATTTGATGGAAACCTGAAATACTGGAGTTCTAGAAGAGGAGAACACCCCCTAGTTCCTACGAGAGTTGCAAAACTCCTAAAAGAACAGAAAGGTAAGTGCGCTCACTGCGGATTGTACTTTAGAGAAGACGATTTAATCGAAGTTGACCATATCATTCCCAAGTCTCTAGGCGGTTTGGATAGGTACAGCAACCTCCAAGCATTACATCGTCACTGCCACGATCGCAAAACTGCCAACGATGGTAGTAGAGGTACTCATAACTTGAGCCAAATTGTTGAGGAGCCGTGTGAGGTGAAAGTGTGCGCCGTGGTACGCACTGATTGA
- a CDS encoding integrase/recombinase, with protein MMENAESLPPIKLIPIEDTAVNRNPVGSKKTNLKTPPTDIRWVKVLEFLRSNNLAPNSRKLYERELKRFLGWTQLHYHELRSRHFGLYKEYLRDEVKTDAGKSLSKSSINAGIAALKSFFKWMCYTYPEIITTNPTLGVKLEKVPLPQAQSLTPEQMERVWSALELLGETKQRDTALVHILSHGLRAGEIVQLNVGSFDGKLLFLPDTKTNEPRLVPLRKESREVVAEYLHWRKAQGEVLTSLSPLMISHHPSYKGDRLSYHGIYFAVEKIGELAGIEDLHPHQFRHTYATDLLLLGVDPTHARKLTGHTSEKAFRRYTLRSEQEAAISAYYKAIGEEEVE; from the coding sequence ATGATGGAAAATGCAGAATCTTTACCACCTATTAAACTAATTCCAATTGAAGATACCGCAGTTAATAGGAATCCAGTTGGTAGTAAAAAGACTAATCTAAAAACCCCACCAACTGATATCCGTTGGGTTAAGGTATTGGAATTTTTACGCAGTAACAATCTCGCACCCAACAGCCGTAAGCTTTATGAACGCGAACTTAAGCGGTTTTTAGGATGGACGCAGTTGCACTATCATGAACTGCGATCGCGTCACTTTGGGTTATACAAAGAATATTTACGAGATGAAGTCAAGACTGATGCGGGTAAATCACTATCAAAAAGCAGCATCAATGCAGGGATAGCTGCGCTCAAAAGCTTTTTCAAATGGATGTGCTATACGTACCCAGAAATCATCACTACTAATCCCACTCTGGGAGTGAAATTGGAGAAAGTTCCGCTCCCACAAGCCCAAAGTTTGACTCCTGAGCAAATGGAAAGAGTTTGGTCTGCTTTAGAATTGCTTGGAGAAACAAAACAACGGGATACAGCACTCGTCCACATCCTCAGCCACGGACTCCGCGCCGGGGAAATTGTACAGTTAAATGTTGGTTCGTTCGATGGTAAACTCCTTTTCTTACCAGATACAAAAACGAATGAACCACGCTTAGTGCCGTTGCGCAAAGAAAGCCGAGAGGTGGTTGCAGAGTATTTGCATTGGCGAAAGGCGCAGGGGGAGGTTTTGACTAGCCTCAGTCCACTGATGATTTCGCACCATCCGTCATACAAGGGCGATCGCCTAAGTTATCACGGTATTTACTTTGCTGTCGAGAAAATCGGGGAACTGGCTGGTATTGAAGACTTGCATCCTCATCAATTCCGTCATACTTATGCTACTGATTTGTTGTTATTAGGTGTAGACCCAACTCATGCGCGGAAACTGACAGGACACACTAGCGAGAAAGCTTTTCGACGGTATACACTCCGCAGCGAGCAAGAAGCGGCAATCTCTGCCTACTACAAAGCTATTGGCGAAGAGGAAGTAGAGTAG
- a CDS encoding ATP-binding protein, translated as MAVKNNRPFPQELLTQSLTERLNYFQGITIGHLRLKQALETLLLNLQQPTDICVFFVVGPAGVGKTTLRLRSEKLLMEDALASMKNHIYQIPVAGIEAIANEGGKFNYKDYYLRVLECLEKIAFDSIATNSSLNYQNNSGFLSTTYFASKSSDTVRRALEQSMQHHKLTALMIDEAQHLLMVAGGKQMLHQMNWIKSLANITGVVHILFGTYDLLNCCHLSGQVSRRSDDIHLPRYSTDNKEDIAEFMRIIRTFQAHLPLLEEPCLVEQYEYLLDYSSGSVGLLKTWLTKALRNALVENATTLNVKYIQQNEYSKARRQQIEQEAQAGEKRWRNDVATVGLSLTNEDVKQPSQTKGRVGKRQAKRDTVGINLDVS; from the coding sequence ATGGCAGTAAAAAACAACCGTCCATTTCCACAAGAACTCTTGACACAATCATTAACCGAACGGTTGAACTATTTTCAAGGAATTACAATTGGACACTTACGATTAAAACAAGCTTTAGAGACTTTGTTGCTTAACCTTCAACAACCAACAGATATTTGTGTTTTCTTTGTTGTTGGCCCAGCAGGAGTAGGTAAGACGACTTTGCGACTAAGGTCTGAAAAACTATTGATGGAAGATGCATTAGCATCTATGAAAAATCATATTTATCAAATTCCAGTTGCAGGTATTGAGGCAATTGCTAATGAAGGAGGAAAATTTAATTATAAAGATTACTATCTCCGCGTTTTAGAATGTTTAGAAAAAATTGCTTTTGATTCAATTGCTACAAATAGTTCATTAAATTATCAAAATAATTCAGGTTTTCTTTCTACTACATACTTTGCTTCTAAAAGTTCCGATACGGTGCGTCGTGCTTTAGAACAATCTATGCAACACCATAAATTAACAGCATTGATGATAGACGAAGCCCAACATTTACTGATGGTTGCTGGGGGAAAGCAAATGTTACATCAGATGAATTGGATAAAATCTCTTGCCAATATTACTGGTGTTGTACATATTTTATTTGGTACTTACGATTTACTTAACTGCTGTCACCTCAGTGGTCAAGTTAGCCGACGCAGCGATGATATACATTTACCTCGTTACTCAACAGATAACAAAGAAGATATCGCTGAGTTTATGCGGATTATCAGAACATTTCAGGCGCATTTACCTTTACTTGAAGAACCCTGCTTGGTAGAACAATATGAATATCTGTTGGATTATTCATCTGGTAGCGTTGGTCTTCTCAAAACTTGGTTAACAAAAGCTTTACGAAATGCTTTGGTAGAGAACGCAACAACCCTCAACGTAAAGTATATTCAACAAAATGAATACTCAAAAGCACGACGGCAGCAAATAGAACAGGAAGCACAAGCTGGAGAGAAACGATGGCGCAACGATGTTGCCACAGTAGGACTTAGTTTGACCAATGAAGATGTGAAGCAACCATCTCAAACGAAAGGTCGTGTTGGAAAACGTCAGGCTAAAAGAGATACCGTAGGAATTAATCTTGATGTCAGTTGA
- a CDS encoding fdxN element excision controlling factor protein, giving the protein MDRINQYREIVKQVLLSYAEIGSPDPDVETQILFDTERDHYQLMNVGWKNQRRIYGCFLHIDIKDGKVWLQHNGTEGEVAEELINLGIPKQDIVIGFHSPFKRQFTDYAVN; this is encoded by the coding sequence ATGGATAGAATAAATCAGTATCGAGAAATAGTAAAACAAGTTCTACTGTCATACGCAGAAATTGGTAGTCCTGACCCAGATGTAGAAACGCAAATTCTATTTGATACCGAACGCGACCATTATCAACTGATGAATGTGGGTTGGAAAAATCAGCGTCGCATTTATGGTTGTTTTTTACATATTGATATTAAAGATGGAAAAGTCTGGCTGCAACACAATGGTACAGAAGGTGAAGTTGCCGAAGAACTGATTAACTTGGGAATACCTAAACAAGACATAGTAATTGGTTTTCATTCGCCATTCAAGCGTCAGTTTACAGACTATGCAGTTAATTAA